A genomic region of Capnocytophaga canimorsus contains the following coding sequences:
- a CDS encoding PorP/SprF family type IX secretion system membrane protein — MKGSNRFVLILMLMFSVFGYSQQESQYTQYMYNTMQFNPGYTGSRGVGSLFGLYRTQWVGLDGAPKTSNLSFHTPIKNKNVGLGLSIHHETIGPQTDTNLMVDFSYTLNLENSKLAFGIKGTAGFFHIDYNKLRLQDSGDYIFTGGDNRIFSPNVGAGLYWYSDNWYLGLSVPTLLETDVYSRNDRSISVLKNTQHYYLIGGYVFDLSDSVKFKPAALSKLAYGTPLQLDLSANFMFNERFVLGAAWRWSAAVSAMAGFQISDRWFIGYGYDFETTELSKYNSGSHEIFLRYEFIKTYKKVVSPRFF, encoded by the coding sequence ATGAAGGGAAGTAATAGATTTGTACTCATTTTAATGCTTATGTTTAGTGTATTTGGATATTCACAACAGGAGTCGCAATACACGCAGTATATGTACAACACGATGCAGTTTAATCCGGGTTATACGGGTTCTCGTGGTGTGGGTAGTTTGTTTGGACTTTATCGTACGCAATGGGTAGGTTTGGACGGAGCTCCTAAGACGAGTAATTTGAGTTTTCATACGCCGATAAAGAACAAGAATGTTGGTTTGGGTTTGTCGATTCACCACGAGACGATAGGTCCTCAGACGGACACGAATTTGATGGTTGATTTTTCGTACACGTTGAATTTGGAGAACAGCAAGTTGGCTTTTGGGATAAAGGGTACGGCAGGTTTTTTCCATATTGATTACAATAAGTTGCGTTTGCAGGATTCTGGGGATTATATATTCACGGGAGGTGATAATCGTATTTTTTCTCCGAATGTGGGGGCGGGATTGTACTGGTACTCGGACAATTGGTATTTGGGATTGTCTGTTCCGACGCTATTGGAGACGGATGTTTACTCTCGTAATGATCGTTCGATTTCTGTACTTAAGAACACACAGCATTATTATTTGATAGGGGGTTATGTCTTTGATTTGTCAGATTCTGTAAAGTTCAAGCCTGCGGCTTTGTCTAAATTGGCTTATGGTACTCCTTTGCAGTTGGATTTGTCGGCGAACTTTATGTTTAATGAAAGATTTGTCTTGGGCGCTGCTTGGCGCTGGTCGGCAGCGGTGAGTGCTATGGCAGGTTTTCAGATTAGTGACCGCTGGTTTATTGGTTATGGCTATGATTTTGAGACTACGGAATTGTCGAAGTATAATTCGGGTTCTCACGAAATCTTCTTAAGATATGAATTTATAAAGACGTACAAGAAGGTGGTATCACCTCGTTTCTTCTAA